The following proteins are encoded in a genomic region of Anticarsia gemmatalis isolate Benzon Research Colony breed Stoneville strain chromosome 17, ilAntGemm2 primary, whole genome shotgun sequence:
- the LOC142980270 gene encoding uncharacterized protein LOC142980270, producing the protein MPLKCLVLSSAFLTSRQYVSGNMKMFAITCLLALAVSVNADGLGLGLGGGLVYAPGHASVDYYSYPRYAFEYAVKDPHTGDNKAQWEKRDGDVVKGAYSLVEPDGNLRVVEYWADDKSGFNAVVKRFGPSLHPVTIPASIYKAPIPVLGHASAISPISVGPVAQLGHLASAPLISGPIVAGPISTANVVKASIPVAPIAPVIKTPIVPIGPTIAPIIKTPIAPLAPIGPTYAPVIKGPLGLGLLGPTLAPAIKGPIGPIGYGPIGGVGKSYGGIGLAGTGLAGSGLLAAGLPGPLYKSGPIYPAALPAPILKSGPILSGYSGQLPIGPANLLKGPLGLGLGLGYGGGVGGGYVKAPVIGPGYGIGDGYNKGPIVGPGYGIGDGYNKGGIIGAGYGIGDGYNKGPIVGPGLGIGDGYNKGPIVGPGLGIGDGYNKGPIVGPGYGIGDGYNKGPIVGPGYGIGDGYNKGPILGGGYLGDIGHGLLSNSIGLNLPYLDKH; encoded by the exons ATGCCTCTAAAGTGCTTAGTACTAAGCAGTGCGTTTTTGACATCTCGTCAGTACGTCTCCGGCAACATGAAAATGTTTGCG ATTACATGCCTCCTCGCGTTAGCGGTGTCCGTCAACGCTGATGGATTAGGATTAGGTTTGGGAGGAGGTCTTGTGTATGCACCTGGACACGCTTCTGTTGATTATTAT tcaTATCCCAGATACGCCTTTGAATACGCTGTGAAAGACCCACACACCGGAGATAACAAGGCGCAATGGGAGAAACGGGACGGAGACGTAGTTAAAG gGGCTTACTCGTTGGTAGAACCGGACGGTAATTTGAGAGTAGTAGAGTATTGGGCAGATGACAAATCAGGATTTAATGCAGTAGTGAAGAGGTTCGGTCCAAGTCTTCACCCAGTGACGATACCTGCATCTATCTACAAGGCGCCTATACCAGTGCTGGGACATGCGTCAGCTATTTCCCCGATATCCGTGGGACCAGTTGCACAACTCGGACATTTAGCAAGCGCTCCTCTTATATCGGGACCGATCGTCGCAGGACCGATATCAACAGCTAATGTTGTGAAGGCATCTATTCCTGTTGCACCAATCGCTCCTGTAATCAAGACTCCGATTGTACCTATCGGACCAACTATTGCGCCCATAATCAAGACTCCAATTGCTCCCCTTGCTCCAATTGGTCCAACCTATGCACCAGTCATCAAGGGTCCATTAGGACTTGGCCTGCTCGGCCCAACTCTTGCGCCAGCAATTAAGGGACCAATTGGACCTATCGGTTACGGCCCTATTGGCGGAGTTGGCAAATCCTACGGTGGAATAGGACTCGCTGGAACGGGTCTTGCAGGATCTGGACTTTTAGCAGCTGGACTCCCAGGACCTTTGTATAAATCGGGACCGATATATCCGGCCGCTCTTCCTGCACCTATTCTTAAATCTGGACCAATACTGTCAGGATATTCGGGACAGTTACCTATAGGACCGGCTAATTTGTTGAAGGGACCTTTAGGACTCGGCCTTGGTCTTGGATACGGCGGCGGTGTTGGCGGCGGTTACGTTAAAGCACCTGTCATTGGCCCCGGGTATGGTATCGGAGACGGCTACAACAAGGGACCTATCGTCGGGCCTGGCTACGGCATCGGGGACGGTTACAATAAAGGAGGGATCATTGGAGCTGGGTATGGAATCGGAGATGGTTACAACAAGGGACCTATCGTCGGACCTGGATTAGGAATCGGAGATGGTTACAACAAGGGACCTATCGTCGGGCCTGGATTGGGTATTGGGGATGGCTACAACAAAGGACCTATCGTCGGACCTGGATACGGAATTGGTGACGGTTATAATAAAGGCCCTATCGTCGGACCTGGCTACGGCATTGGCGATGGTTACAACAAAGGACCTATCTTAGGAGGAGGATACTTGGGTGATATCGGCCACGGTCTACTATCAAACTCAATAGGATTAAATCTCCCGTACCTTGACAAACACTAA
- the LOC142980272 gene encoding larval cuticle protein A3A-like isoform X2: MNQYLMIACVLAAAVSIASANPVRIVPVIENDHPRYAFNYAVSDPHTRDSKAQWETRNGDVVKGSYSLVEPDGTLRVVDYHADDHSGFNAVVKKIGPAVHGLPLLSKTIAPLTTIAGPVSYGFGAAPIVANLPKLTSLGQWSLPWDPFTHSYGGWVPLAGAPLIEKPFLTISTKQVDGHGTLHKWISGPIPLAGSTLVIRKKH, translated from the exons ATGAATCAGTATCTAATG ATAGCGTGCGTATTGGCGGCAGCCGTAAGCATTGCTTCAGCAAATCCCGTGAGAATAGTACCAGTAATCGAAAAC GATCACCCAAGATATGCGTTCAACTACGCAGTCAGTGATCCCCACACGAGAGACAGCAAAGCGCAATGGGAGACGAGGAACGGCGACGTCGTTAAAGGCTCCTACTCGCTCGTAGAGCCTGACGGCACGCTACGAGTCGTAGACTACCACGCCGATGACCACAGCGGTTTCAACGCTGTAGTCAAGAAAATCGGCCCCGCGGTACACGGGCTACCGCTGCTATCAAAAACGATAGCACCTCTCACTACCATCGCAGGTCCTGTGAGCTACGGATTCGGCGCTGCGCCGATTGTAGCCAATCTACCGAAGCTAACTTCACTCGGACAGTGGAGCCTGCCTTGGGATCCCTTCACTCATTCATACGGAGGTTGGGTTCCACTTGCCGGTGCTCCTTTAATCGAGAAACCGTTCCTGACTATCTCGACTAAGCAAGTAGACGGCCATGGCACTCTACACAAGTGGATATCCGGACCTATACCATTGGCTGGAAGTACGTTAGTCATCAGGAAGAAACATTGA
- the LOC142980272 gene encoding larval cuticle protein A3A-like isoform X1, translating into MNQYLMIACVLAAAVSIASANPVRIVPVIENVDHPRYAFNYAVSDPHTRDSKAQWETRNGDVVKGSYSLVEPDGTLRVVDYHADDHSGFNAVVKKIGPAVHGLPLLSKTIAPLTTIAGPVSYGFGAAPIVANLPKLTSLGQWSLPWDPFTHSYGGWVPLAGAPLIEKPFLTISTKQVDGHGTLHKWISGPIPLAGSTLVIRKKH; encoded by the exons ATGAATCAGTATCTAATG ATAGCGTGCGTATTGGCGGCAGCCGTAAGCATTGCTTCAGCAAATCCCGTGAGAATAGTACCAGTAATCGAAAACGTT GATCACCCAAGATATGCGTTCAACTACGCAGTCAGTGATCCCCACACGAGAGACAGCAAAGCGCAATGGGAGACGAGGAACGGCGACGTCGTTAAAGGCTCCTACTCGCTCGTAGAGCCTGACGGCACGCTACGAGTCGTAGACTACCACGCCGATGACCACAGCGGTTTCAACGCTGTAGTCAAGAAAATCGGCCCCGCGGTACACGGGCTACCGCTGCTATCAAAAACGATAGCACCTCTCACTACCATCGCAGGTCCTGTGAGCTACGGATTCGGCGCTGCGCCGATTGTAGCCAATCTACCGAAGCTAACTTCACTCGGACAGTGGAGCCTGCCTTGGGATCCCTTCACTCATTCATACGGAGGTTGGGTTCCACTTGCCGGTGCTCCTTTAATCGAGAAACCGTTCCTGACTATCTCGACTAAGCAAGTAGACGGCCATGGCACTCTACACAAGTGGATATCCGGACCTATACCATTGGCTGGAAGTACGTTAGTCATCAGGAAGAAACATTGA